The Rhizobium leguminosarum nucleotide sequence GGCCGCGACGAGGATGTCTACGCGACCTGCCGGCTGACGCGGACGACGACTTCGGAGGTGATCTGGGCCATCGAACTGCCGCTGGTCATGCAGAAGATCAGCGAATCCTTCGCGCATCTGACGCGGCGGATCGTCTCCTCGCTTGCCGACACGATCGAGCGTTACGAACTGGCGATACCGATCGGCGAGGCGCCGCCGTCCGCCTACCGTCTCTACCTGGAAGGCAAGCGGCTGATCGCCCAGACCGACCTGCAGCATCTGCGCCAGGCGCGCAAATGGTTCAAATCCTCGCTCAATCGTTATGAACATTTCTCCGCCGCCCATGCCGGCATGTCACGCGCGCTCGGCATGGAATGGCTGATCCGCGGCATGCGGGACAAGGAACTGCTGGACGAGGCGAACGGTGCTGCCCGGCAGGCGCAGCAGTCCGACCCGAACAGCGGCCGGGCCTACCGCGAACTCGGCTTCGTGGCGCTTTATCGGCGCCGCTTCGACGAAAGCCTGGAATATTTTCAGCAAGCCCAGGATCTCAATCCCAACGATGCCGACATCCTGGCCGACTATGCCGACGCGCTTTCCCATGATGGCGATTTCGATCGAGCGCTGGAGCTCAGCCGCGCTGCCTTCAAACTCAATCCGCTGCCGCCGGACTACTACTACTGGAACCTCGGCGGCATCCACTTCATGCGCGAAGAGTATGAAATGGCGATCGAGGCGCTGGAACCGGTGAAGACGAAGCAGGCGACGGCCCGCCTGCTCGCCGCCTCGCATGCCATGGCAGGCGACACCGGCAAGGCCAGGAACTACGCCAGGATGGTGCTGGAAAACTTCCCCGATTTCCGCAGTGAGGACATCCGCCATTTCGTCCCCGATCGCGATCCCGCCTATACGGAACCGCTGATACAGGGCCTGCAACTTGCCGGTCTTCCCTGATTGCACGGCCTTTTAACGAAGCCTGTAACGCTTAAATGACGCAGGCAATGTTTCTTTCCGATGGTTAACGGCAGCAAGGCGCTGCCTGACCAATCGGAGATGAAACATGAAGACGAATGCTGACACCACTGCAGCTCAGACACAGTCACTGCGCTTCTCTGCAGCCGCCAGAGCGGCTCTGAAGCAGGACGAACTCAACGTTTCCGCCAATGCGCTCGAGAGCCTGACGCATGCGCTGAGGTTCCGCTAAGGAACAGATCGGTATGTCCGCTTTCACCGACCTTGAAACGCTTGCCGGTGACCTTAAACGATCATCGGCCGGCGTCAGCGACTATCATGACCGCGCCGTCACGCCGGCTCAGACCTTGGGGGCCATCAGGCCGCATCTGCGCGAATTCGGCATTACGCGCGTCGGTCTGCTGACCGCGCTCGACGTTCTGAACATCCCCGTCGCCTTCGCAACGAGGCCGAACAGTCATACGCTGTCGGTCTTTCAGGGCAAGGGTATCGACAACGATGCCGCCATGGCCTCGGCGGCGATGGAGGCGGTCGAGACGCGGATCGCCGAAATTACCCCCGCCGACCTGACGCAGGCGACGGTCGAGAGCATGCGGGCGGAGCGTGCCGCGATGATCGATCTCGACAATGTCGCACGCTGCGCGCCCGACGAAATCGGCAGCAATCCCATTCCGTGGTGCTCCGGGCTCGACATTCTTTCCGGCAGCAGCGTCTTCGTGCCCTGGTGGCTCATCGGTCTCGACCATCGCGGCGAGAGGCCGCCGGGCTTCGAGCAGTCGAGCGATGGGCTTGCCTCCGGCAACACGCCGTCCGAAGCAGTCCTGCATGGGCTTTGCGAGTTGGTGGAGCGCGACGCCTGGGCCTTGACCCAGCTGAAATCGCCCGAGCGCCTGAAGGAGAGCCGCATCGACCCCGCCTCCTTCGGCGATGCGGTCATCGACGTCATGATCGACCGGATCACCCGCGCCGGCATGAAACTGCTGCTGCTCGACATGACGACGGATATCGGCGTTCCCGCTTTTCTGGCCGTCATCATGCCAGGCAACCTTTCCGACCGTGTCGACGCGCGCTGGTCGCATGTCTGCGGTGGCTGCGGCTGCCATCCTGACCCTGTGCGCGCCGCGCTGCGCGCCATCACCGAAGCGGCGCAGAGCCGGCTGACCGCGATTGCCGGCAGCCGCGACGATTTCTCGCCGCGCATCTATCAGCGGCTCGACAGGAGTGCGGCGATGCAGCAGGTGGTCGAACTCTGCGAGGACAGCGGCCGGATGCGCTCGTTCCAGGCCCGCGATCGCCGCCCGGCGACGATCCAGGACACCATCGGCCATATTGCCGACCGGCTGGCGGCAACCGGCATCGAGCAGATCGTCGTCGTGCCGTTTTCGCATCGAGCCCTGCCGATCTCGGTCGTCAGGGTGATCGTGCCGGGACTGGAGGTCGATATTTCAGGCCAATACATCCAGCTCGGCCTGCGGGCGGTCAACACCATGAGAGGAGCCGAATCATGAAGGTGCTGTTCGTCGGCCCAAGCCTTGGCAGCGATCTTGCCGCGGCAAGAGCCATGTCCCCCCGCATCGATTTCCGGCCGCCCGCCGCCGCCGGCGACATCCTGAAAGCCGTTCAGGACGGCGCCACCGCGATCGGCCTGGTCGACGGCTATTTCGGCGATCTGCCTTCGGTCTGGCACAAGGAAATCCTGTACGCACTCGAACACGATGTCGCCATTGCCGGCGGCGCCAGCATGGGGGCGCTACGGGCAGCCGAATGCGCCCCCTTCGGCATGGTCGGGCTCGGCTCGATCTTCGACGACTACGAGTCCGGGCGGCTGCTCGACGACGAGGCCGTCGCGCTGGTGCATGCGCCGCAGGAGCTCGGCTGGCTGCCGCTTTCCGTACCCTGGGTCGATTTCGAACCGACCATCGATGCGCTTTACGCCAACGGCGAAATCTCGCCCGGCGAGCGCAAGAAGCTGCTGCTGGCCGGCCGTTTCCTGCATTTCTCCGAGCGCACCTATGCGAAGGTGGCCGACGAGTGCCATTTCCGCAAGCCGCGCCGCGACCACATCCTCGCCGCCATCCGCGGGAACCGCGTCGAGCGCAAGCGCGGCGACGCGTTACTGGTGCTGAAATGGCTGCGCCGGGACAAATTCCGCCCTGTCAACCGTGACTGGCGCTTTGCCGCGACCTCGCACTGGGAACTCCTGCGCGCCGAAGTCACGCGCAATGCGGTTCCTGTAACGCTTGAATAACGGTCGCGGCGGAAGATGCAGTCATGATGGAATCGTAGGGTTCCACGACCAAAGAGGGCGGGAACGATGTTTGAACAACACCACGAAGGTACCGGCAGCGAATACGCAAGGATCTTCCGGCTGCTGTCGGCAGCCAAGGAGGAGGCTGAAAAGCTTCAGCTGCGCAATTTGATGCACCTGACGAACATGGCGCTGCTGCAGGTCGTCATCGATTGGGACGGCATAGATCCCGACAGGGAGCTTGACGTCAATCTCGAAAAGCTGGTTGGCAGCAAAGCCAAGATCGCAATGAAGGATGCCAGCGAGAATCTAATCCTGATCGATCGCCATTGATCTCGATCGATTGCTATTGATCTCGATCGATCGCCATTGATCCGATCGATCCTGGTTGACCCTCATTCGGTCCGTTTGGAGCGCGTGAAGGACAACCGGTCTATTCGGCCGCTTCGGTATCCAACTGTCCGGTGTTGGCAATCGCCTGGACGAGCTTCAGGATCTTCTTGCGAAGCGCCTCGTTCTTGATCGAAAAGAACGCCGCATTAAGAAGCACGCCTTCGCGCGAAATAACGAATTCCTCGCTCGGGGCGGCGTTGTCGTTGGCCGTATCAGGGGTCGACAGGTCGTCAAAAAACGTCCTGACATCCACCTTCAGCGCGCCGGCGATTTCGACCAGCATACTGGCGGAAACGCGGTTGGAACCCTTTTCGTATTTCTGGATCTGCTGGAACGTTACGCCCACACGATCACCCAGTTCCGTTTGAGAAACTTTCCTCAATAGACGCTGGATGCGGATCGTCTTTCCGACGTGAACATCGACGGAATGCGGTTCTTCTTTCATCTCATTTCCCTTCTGAAGGCAGCGGACAAGGGGTTATTCGCCATATCCGTGTCAACAACTTTTAGCCGAGATAAATAACGCTAGCAATTGCTTGCATGTAGATAGAGTTAAACTCGAAAATCGGGCCCTTTTTGTCCCGGAATGGTACAAAAAGCATGCCGAAATGGCACGCCCAGGAGACCGGTCGCTTTATTTTGTGACGTCAGAGCGACCAGAGGCGCTGTGCATTGGCGAAAAGCAGCTTCGAGCGCTCTGTCTCGCTCACGCCGGAAAGCATGGAGTAGGTCGCCGCAACCCAGGTAGAGAGGCCGCCACCGAGCGTGCAGACGGGCCAGTCGCTGCCCCAGACGACGCGGTCCCAGCCGAAACTTGCGATCACATGTTCGATGTAGGGCTGCAGCGTTTGCGCCGTCCATGTCTTGGCATCGGCATAGGCGACCACGCCGGAGACCTTGCAGACGACGTTCGGCCGCCGGGCAATCTCTGATATACCGGCCTTCCAGGGCTCAAAGGCATCCGAGCGGATGTCCGGCACGCCGCAATGGTCGAGCACGAACTGCACATCAGGCGCAAGATCCACGAGGGCGGTCACACGGTCCGCCTGATGCGGCAAGGTGCAAAGGTCGAAGGTCAGGCCACTGCCGCTAATGCGCCGGATGTTTTCGCGGAACAGGGCGCCTTCGGAGACATCATCGGGCACGACATGCAGCACGCGCCGGAACCCCTTGACGAAGGGATCGGCCTTTTGCCGCTCGAGATAGGCGGCGAAGCCTTCCTCTTCCGGCCGGCAGGAGACGATGGCGCCGGCAATCAGGCTGCCTTCCTTTTTGGCGAGGCTGGCGACGTGATCGGTCTCTGCCTGTATCGCAGCAGGATCGACGTCGACCTCCATATGCAGCACCGTGGTGATGCCGCAGCGCCGGGCCTCCCTCGCATAGGCCTCGTAGAGGAAATCATGATCGAGATCAGGCACGCCCGAGAGCCAGGGATAGGGCAGCGCCGACCGATCGATGATATGCAGATGGGTGTCGATGAACACGCTCTTCCTCCCAGAATGGTGTCGTGAAACTATCCCTGGTGAATGGATTGTTCAAATAGAAATTCCAGCCGTCAGGCGGGGGTGCCGACATCGGCGCCGGCCAGCAGCGAAAGCTGGGCCGCCGCCTTCTGCACCAGCGTGATCGCCTGGGTGATATCGGGAGCCGACGGCGCGTTGACGAGCGCGATGAAGGGGCAGGTGAGGGCGGCGATGCAGCGGCGGTCCGGCCCGAGAACGGGAGCGGAGAGATTGTAGACGCCTGAAGTCTGGGCGCTGGCCATCATCTCGTAACCGCGCTCGCGGATCTGGTCGAGACGATCGTAGAATTCGGGCCCGAGTTCGACATCCGCGCGGCTGCGCACATGTTCGGAGATCATCATCTCCCGCTCCTCCTCGCTGCGGAAGGCGAGCAGCACATGCCCCGAGCCGGTGTCGAAGAGGCTGATATGGGCGCCGATGCGGATCGAAAATCCCCAATAGTCCGGCGCCTCCTGCTGGGCGATGACGACGGCCGCACCCCGATCGAAGACGGCGAGATGATTGGCCTGGCGCGTGCGCTGGGCAAGGTCGCGCATCAGCGGCGTGGCGTAAGAAGCGAGCCGGCGCACCGGCGCGTGCAGCTGCGCAAGGCCGAAGAGCTTCAGCGTCAGCGAGTAGCGGTCGCCATCCAGCCGGGTGACGTAACCGCGGCGCACCAGCCGGTCGAGCATGCGGTAGAATTCGTTGGGGCTGCGGTCGAGCCGCTTGGCGATATCGGCCTGGGTGAGGCCGCTGTCGACGCCCGCGAGCAGCTCCAGAATATCGAGGCCCTTGTCGAGGGCAGGAGCGCGGTAGCGGTCGGACTCGTCGGTCTCCATTCCTTCCTCCTGTGAATATCAATCTGCATATACGCAGAACCGCAGCCGGAAAAGTAAAACTTCGCACTTGACCCTTGGCCAATCGTCTGTTTGTCTATAAACAGACAAATCATCACTGAAGAACAGGGCGGCGATAGGGGGAGACCATGCAGCGCGTGGGATTGGTCATCGGCCCTGGAGCCGGCGAAGTCAGCATTCGCGTGCAGCCGACCGACAGGATCTGGCGCTGGTATGCCTTTGCAACAGTGGCAACTCCTCCATTTAATAGAGAGAGCAGCGCGCATCTTGCCAGAACCCGGTCGAAACGCGCAAAGAGGGCGAATGGCGGACGACGATGGACGAGGCGCTCCATTACGACCGAGCTTCGCCGAGACATGAACCGCACTCCATCGTCCAGCGTAGACAATTCCAGAAAAGGCCCGTGACATGACAAACAGACTTTCCGGCAAGACCGTTCTCATCACCGCCGCCGGCCAGGGCATCGGCCGGGCGACGGCGGCAGCCTTTGCCGCGATCGGCGCCAAGGTCCACGCGACCGACATCAACACCGAGGCCTTGGCGACGCTTGCCGCCGAAACCGGCGTTTCCACCCATAAGCTGAACGTGCTCGAAGAGGATGCGGTCAAGGCCCTGGTCGCCGAGATCGGCGCCGTCGACGTGCTGTTCAACTGCGCCGGTTTCGTCCATGCCGGCTCAATCCTCGAGATGAAGGATTCCGATCTCGAATTCGCCTTCGACCTCAACGTCAAGGCGATGATCCGCACCATCCGCGCCGTGCTGCCCAGCATGATCGAGCGCAAGGACGGAGCGATCATCAACATGGCCTCCGTCGCCTCCAGCATCAAGGGCGTGCCGAACCGCTTCGCCTATGGCGTCACCAAGGCGGCGGTAATCGGGCTCACCAAGGCCGTCGCCGCCGATTATGTCGGTCAGGGCATCCGCTGCAACGCGATCTGCCCCGGCACGGTGGAAAGCCCGTCGCTGCAGGACCGTATGCGGGCGCAGGGCGACTACGACGCGGCGCGCGCCGCCTTCATCGCCCGCCAGCCGATGGGCCGGCTGGGCTCGCCGGAAGAAATCGCCGATCTCGCCGTCTATCTCGCCGGCGCGACCTACACGTCGGGCCAGGCGATCGCCATCGACGGCGGCTGGACGATCTGATTTCAGCAATGCGGCCGGCGCGGCAGTCTTGCCGGCCGGCCCGGCCACTGCAATCGGCTCTCTATAATCGGCCCATATAATCGGGAGAAAAACACCATGACCCGCATCACCGACCTTCGTGTCTTCGATCTCCGCTTTCCCACGTCGCAAAGCCTGGATGGATCCGATGCGATGAACCCCGATCCGGATTATTCGGCGGCCTACGTCATTCTCGATACGGATGCGCCTGATCTTGCCGGCCACGGCCTGACCTTTACCATCGGCCGCGGCAACGACATTTGCTGCATGGCGATCGAAGCGATGCGGCACCTCGTCGTCGGCGCCGACCTCACGGAAATTCTCGCCCATCCCGGCGCCTTCTGGCGGCACCTGACCAGCGATAGCCAGCTGCGCTGGATCGGCCCGGAGAAGGGCGCCATTCACCTGGCGACTGGCGCGATCGTCAATGCCGTCTGGGATATGCTCGCCAAACAGGCCGGCAAGCCCGTCTGGCGGCTCGTCGCCGAGATGTCGCCGGCAGAGATCGCCGATATCGTCGATTACCGCTATCTCACCGACGTGCTGACGCGCGAGGAGGCGATCGAGATCCTGAAGCGCGCCGAGGCGGGCAAGGCGGAACGCATCGCCATCCTCGAAAAAGAGGGCTACGCCTGCTACACGACCTCGGCTGGCTGGCTGGGCTACGGCGACGAAAAGCTGCGCCGCCTCTGCCAGGAGGCGATCGACGCCGGTTTCAACCATATCAAGATGAAGGTCGGCCGCGATCTCGAAGACGATATCCGCCGCCTCAGGATCGCCCGCGAGGTGATCGGCCCCGACCGCTACCTGATGATCGACGCCAACCAGGTCTGGGACGTCGGCCAGGCGATCGACTGGGTGAAGGCGCTTTCCTTCGCCAAGCCCTTCTTCATCGAGGAGCCGACCAGCCCCGACGATGTCGCCGGCCACCGCAAGATCCGCCAGGCGATCGGCCCGGTGAAGGTCGCGACCGGCGAGATGTGCCAGAACCGTGTCATGTTCAAGCAGTTCATCGCCGAGGGCGCGATCGACATCGTGCAGATCGATTCCTGCCGCATGGGCGGGCTGAACGAGGTTCTCTCCGTGCTGCTGATCGCCGCCAAGTTCGACCTGCCGGTCTGGCCGCATGCCGGCGGCGTCGGCCTTTGCGAATATGTCCAGCATCTGTCGATGATCGATTACATCGCAGTGTCGGGCACCAAGGACGGCCGCGTCATCGAATATGTCGATCATCTGCACGAACACTTCCTCGACCCCTGCCTGATCGAGAACGCCGCTTACATGCCGCCCACCCTGCCGGGCTTCTCCATCGAGATGAAACCGGCCTCGATCAGCAACTATACGTTTCGAGGCTAAGGAAACTTCGCCGGCCGCATGTTGAATTTCTGATCCCGACAGTCTTTCCTGCCGCCGATGGGCTTCCAATCTGACGGGCCTGCTCCAATTCACTTGGAGGCGGCGCAGCTTGCTTTTTAGAGCGCCGAGGAATAGTTTTGAAATGTGAATGCGGAGGGGGCCCAGCACCAGCAGGCCAGCAAATTTTATTGAACTTAGACAATAGAATGTTTGCGATCGAGCCATGCCCAAGTTTCACTGCGTCAAGAGACTGTGCGCTTATCTGCTGATCGTCGCAGCAATGCTGCTATCGATCGGCACGGTACATGCAGCCATCACCGAGGAGAGCGGGCGCCGCGTCGCCCTCGTCATCGGCAATTCGGTCTACAAGACGCTGCCCTCGCTTCCCAATCCTGCCAATGATGTCGAAGAGGTCGCGACCACGTTGCGCGCGGCCGGTTTCGACGTGACGATCGGCGTCAATGTCGACCGCATCGGGCTCGAAGATACGGTGCGCCGCTTCCTGCGCTCAACCAGCAATGCCGAGGCCGGCCTCATCTACTATTCGGGCCACGGTATCCAGGTGGGCGGCCAGAATTTCATCGTGCCGGTCGATGCGACGCTGGAGACGCCCTATGACGTCGAGACGCAGACCATGCCGCTCGACCTCATCCTGAACCATCTCAAGCAGAATTCGCGGGTACAGCTGATCTTCCTCGACGCCTGCCGCAACAATCCCTTCAATGCCCAGAAATTCTGGATGGCGGAAAAACTGGAGCCGGTCGGCGCCACACGCGGGCTTGCGCGCATCGACAGCGATCTCGGCAGCCTGATCGCGTTTTCCACGGAACCCGGCCAGGTGGCGCTCGATGGCACCGGGGCGCTCAGCCCCTATTCCGAATCCTTCATCAAGCGGGCGAGCGAACCCAACAAGGAGATCCGGCAGGTCCTGACCGATGTGCGCCGCGACGTGATCGCCATGACCAACGGCAAGCAGGTTCCCTGGGAAAATTCCTCCCTGATGGACAGCTTCTATTTCATTCCAGCGCCGCCGCCGCCAAGCGTCGAGCCGATGCAGCAGGTGAGCGTGCCGGAGGGTGCGGCCACGACCAAATTGCCGATCGCCCCGCCGCATGACGAGACCGGTTCGGCGCTGCTCGTCACCCTCAACCAGCTTCCCAAGACCGGCAAGCTCAGCTTCGACGGCAAGCCGGTAGAGCAGGGCGCGAAGATGCCTGCCGCGGCACTGACGGCGCTGACCTATGATTCATCAGGTGTTGCCGCCGGAACCGTCGGCCTGATCGGCTATACCGTGAGCGACCCTTACGGTCAGGCAACGCAAGGTGTGGTCGCGATCACCGTCTCGGCCGATGCCGGCGCCAAGCTCGCCCAGCTCGAACAGGAAAAGCAGGTGCGGCTCGCCGATGCCGACGCCTATCTGAAGACCCTGCCGCGCGACGTGGGCACGGCGATCGGCGTCGGCCCTGTTGAAGCCAGCCTGCCGGTCGTGCCGGCATCGGCCGCGGAGATGACCTTCAAGGTCGCGGCCCTGCCCGACAAGGGCACGCTGCGCGCCGGAGACCGGGTGATCGGACTCGGTCACGTGCTCGAAGCAGCCGATATTCCCGCTCTTTCCTATGAGCCGCAGATCGGCACCGAAAACCAGCCTTTCGCCCTGACGCTGCAGGCAGCCAATGACGACCTGCCACCGGCGACCGTCACTTTCAAGCCGACGCTCAACGCCTGCGATACATCAGCCGCGGCTCCGCTCGACCTGCAGGGCGTGACGGCAGGCAAGCTGCCGAACGAGATCGACCCGGCCGTCGCGCTGCCTGGCTGCGCCGATGCCGTGAAAGTCTATCCGAAGGTGCCCCGCTTCGTCTATCAACTCGGCCGCGCCCAGCTTGCCGATCGTGACGCCAAGACGGCGTTTGCGACGATCAAGAAGGCGATGGATGCCGGGCATGTCCGGGCAATTTCCGAACTCTCCGCGCTATATCTCGTCGGAGCGTCTGTGCCGGCAAATCTCGGCAAATCCAGCGAGATTGCCGCCATCGGCGCGAAGAACGGGGATCCCTACGCGCTCTATGCCTATGGGAAGAGCCTCTATTATGGCCGCGGTGTGAAAGCCGACACCCAGGAAGGCCTGAAGCTTATGCTCCAGGCAGCCGACCTCGGCCACACCTATGCGATGAACGAACTCGGCTACATCTTCTCAAATGGCGTCAACGTTCCCTCCGACATGGAACGCGGAATTCGCTTTTACGAGTCAGGTCTCAAAAGAGACGACATATATTCGATGAACAGTCTCGGAATGATATATCGCGCAGGCAAAGGCGTACCGCAGGACCTGGAGAAGGCCCTGGCGCTTTTCAAAAAGGCGGCGGAGGGCGGCCAGCCTTATGCCCCGCGCAATATCGGCCTTATGTACAGAGACGGCTTAGGGGTGCCCAAAGACGAGGCTGCAGCGCTCTCATGGCTGGAAATGGGCGCGGAACGCGGCGATTATTGGAGCGCGTTCGAGCGGGCCAAGATGGCGAAGGGCGACGGCTCAGATGCAGAAAGCCTTGTGACCGCCGCTCACTATTTCGCTCTTGCAAGCGCACTCAACAGGCCTGGCACCGGCGATCCTAAAAAGCAGTCCGACAAAGAACTCGCATCCTTGGCCGACTCTGCCAAGAAGAAGGCCGCAGAGGCGTTTTCGGCGGAATTGACTCCACAGGAACTGAAGGCTCTGCCGACGACGAAGTCACTCAACGAGAGGCTGACGCTTCTTGCGAGGGCGACGTGGGCGAAGCGAAATCCGCGATATGATCTTTTTTGAAACGGTGATCCGGGGGTGCCTAACATGACCAGCAAAGTCTTCATCCGTGTACTCCTCTGCTCGACCTTCATAGCCGGCTCCGGCACAGTACTGCAGGGCTGCATCTTCGACCCAGGAGGCAAGACGCTCTTCGCCAATCAAGAGCCGGCGCAGCCGGCGCGCAAGAAGACGCCGATCGTCAAAAGGGTCGTCACAAAGAGTGATGACCGGGAGCCGGCTTTTGCTCGGTCGGAAAGGGGTTCAGGTTCAGACAGCTCGTCCGGAATGGGCGGCGGTTCCAGCAGTGGCAGTTCCGGCAATGACTCCGGCGGCAGTGATCCTGGGGGCGGTGATACCGGGTGGAACTCAGACCGCCGGCTGAAGACGGATATTCATCGCCTCGGCACTTCCCCTGCCGGCATCCCGATCTATGCATTCCGTTACATCTGGGGCGGGCCGCTCCTTGTCGGCACCATGGCGCAGGATCTTTTGCTAATCAGGCCTGACGTGGTGTCTCAGGGGGCAACTGGGTATTACACCGT carries:
- a CDS encoding helix-turn-helix domain-containing protein codes for the protein MKEEPHSVDVHVGKTIRIQRLLRKVSQTELGDRVGVTFQQIQKYEKGSNRVSASMLVEIAGALKVDVRTFFDDLSTPDTANDNAAPSEEFVISREGVLLNAAFFSIKNEALRKKILKLVQAIANTGQLDTEAAE
- a CDS encoding IclR family transcriptional regulator: METDESDRYRAPALDKGLDILELLAGVDSGLTQADIAKRLDRSPNEFYRMLDRLVRRGYVTRLDGDRYSLTLKLFGLAQLHAPVRRLASYATPLMRDLAQRTRQANHLAVFDRGAAVVIAQQEAPDYWGFSIRIGAHISLFDTGSGHVLLAFRSEEEREMMISEHVRSRADVELGPEFYDRLDQIRERGYEMMASAQTSGVYNLSAPVLGPDRRCIAALTCPFIALVNAPSAPDITQAITLVQKAAAQLSLLAGADVGTPA
- a CDS encoding L-fuconate dehydratase, whose amino-acid sequence is MTRITDLRVFDLRFPTSQSLDGSDAMNPDPDYSAAYVILDTDAPDLAGHGLTFTIGRGNDICCMAIEAMRHLVVGADLTEILAHPGAFWRHLTSDSQLRWIGPEKGAIHLATGAIVNAVWDMLAKQAGKPVWRLVAEMSPAEIADIVDYRYLTDVLTREEAIEILKRAEAGKAERIAILEKEGYACYTTSAGWLGYGDEKLRRLCQEAIDAGFNHIKMKVGRDLEDDIRRLRIAREVIGPDRYLMIDANQVWDVGQAIDWVKALSFAKPFFIEEPTSPDDVAGHRKIRQAIGPVKVATGEMCQNRVMFKQFIAEGAIDIVQIDSCRMGGLNEVLSVLLIAAKFDLPVWPHAGGVGLCEYVQHLSMIDYIAVSGTKDGRVIEYVDHLHEHFLDPCLIENAAYMPPTLPGFSIEMKPASISNYTFRG
- a CDS encoding SDR family oxidoreductase, giving the protein MTNRLSGKTVLITAAGQGIGRATAAAFAAIGAKVHATDINTEALATLAAETGVSTHKLNVLEEDAVKALVAEIGAVDVLFNCAGFVHAGSILEMKDSDLEFAFDLNVKAMIRTIRAVLPSMIERKDGAIINMASVASSIKGVPNRFAYGVTKAAVIGLTKAVAADYVGQGIRCNAICPGTVESPSLQDRMRAQGDYDAARAAFIARQPMGRLGSPEEIADLAVYLAGATYTSGQAIAIDGGWTI
- a CDS encoding amidohydrolase family protein, with amino-acid sequence MFIDTHLHIIDRSALPYPWLSGVPDLDHDFLYEAYAREARRCGITTVLHMEVDVDPAAIQAETDHVASLAKKEGSLIAGAIVSCRPEEEGFAAYLERQKADPFVKGFRRVLHVVPDDVSEGALFRENIRRISGSGLTFDLCTLPHQADRVTALVDLAPDVQFVLDHCGVPDIRSDAFEPWKAGISEIARRPNVVCKVSGVVAYADAKTWTAQTLQPYIEHVIASFGWDRVVWGSDWPVCTLGGGLSTWVAATYSMLSGVSETERSKLLFANAQRLWSL
- a CDS encoding caspase family protein, yielding MPKFHCVKRLCAYLLIVAAMLLSIGTVHAAITEESGRRVALVIGNSVYKTLPSLPNPANDVEEVATTLRAAGFDVTIGVNVDRIGLEDTVRRFLRSTSNAEAGLIYYSGHGIQVGGQNFIVPVDATLETPYDVETQTMPLDLILNHLKQNSRVQLIFLDACRNNPFNAQKFWMAEKLEPVGATRGLARIDSDLGSLIAFSTEPGQVALDGTGALSPYSESFIKRASEPNKEIRQVLTDVRRDVIAMTNGKQVPWENSSLMDSFYFIPAPPPPSVEPMQQVSVPEGAATTKLPIAPPHDETGSALLVTLNQLPKTGKLSFDGKPVEQGAKMPAAALTALTYDSSGVAAGTVGLIGYTVSDPYGQATQGVVAITVSADAGAKLAQLEQEKQVRLADADAYLKTLPRDVGTAIGVGPVEASLPVVPASAAEMTFKVAALPDKGTLRAGDRVIGLGHVLEAADIPALSYEPQIGTENQPFALTLQAANDDLPPATVTFKPTLNACDTSAAAPLDLQGVTAGKLPNEIDPAVALPGCADAVKVYPKVPRFVYQLGRAQLADRDAKTAFATIKKAMDAGHVRAISELSALYLVGASVPANLGKSSEIAAIGAKNGDPYALYAYGKSLYYGRGVKADTQEGLKLMLQAADLGHTYAMNELGYIFSNGVNVPSDMERGIRFYESGLKRDDIYSMNSLGMIYRAGKGVPQDLEKALALFKKAAEGGQPYAPRNIGLMYRDGLGVPKDEAAALSWLEMGAERGDYWSAFERAKMAKGDGSDAESLVTAAHYFALASALNRPGTGDPKKQSDKELASLADSAKKKAAEAFSAELTPQELKALPTTKSLNERLTLLARATWAKRNPRYDLF
- a CDS encoding TfuA-like protein; protein product: MKVLFVGPSLGSDLAAARAMSPRIDFRPPAAAGDILKAVQDGATAIGLVDGYFGDLPSVWHKEILYALEHDVAIAGGASMGALRAAECAPFGMVGLGSIFDDYESGRLLDDEAVALVHAPQELGWLPLSVPWVDFEPTIDALYANGEISPGERKKLLLAGRFLHFSERTYAKVADECHFRKPRRDHILAAIRGNRVERKRGDALLVLKWLRRDKFRPVNRDWRFAATSHWELLRAEVTRNAVPVTLE
- a CDS encoding YcaO-like family protein is translated as MSAFTDLETLAGDLKRSSAGVSDYHDRAVTPAQTLGAIRPHLREFGITRVGLLTALDVLNIPVAFATRPNSHTLSVFQGKGIDNDAAMASAAMEAVETRIAEITPADLTQATVESMRAERAAMIDLDNVARCAPDEIGSNPIPWCSGLDILSGSSVFVPWWLIGLDHRGERPPGFEQSSDGLASGNTPSEAVLHGLCELVERDAWALTQLKSPERLKESRIDPASFGDAVIDVMIDRITRAGMKLLLLDMTTDIGVPAFLAVIMPGNLSDRVDARWSHVCGGCGCHPDPVRAALRAITEAAQSRLTAIAGSRDDFSPRIYQRLDRSAAMQQVVELCEDSGRMRSFQARDRRPATIQDTIGHIADRLAATGIEQIVVVPFSHRALPISVVRVIVPGLEVDISGQYIQLGLRAVNTMRGAES
- a CDS encoding tail fiber domain-containing protein, producing the protein MTSKVFIRVLLCSTFIAGSGTVLQGCIFDPGGKTLFANQEPAQPARKKTPIVKRVVTKSDDREPAFARSERGSGSDSSSGMGGGSSSGSSGNDSGGSDPGGGDTGWNSDRRLKTDIHRLGTSPAGIPIYAFRYIWGGPLLVGTMAQDLLLIRPDVVSQGATGYYTVDYDKLDIKMISIPDELSLASAAAGAAVAALSVDAGKTQPVIRLPDFVL